Genomic window (Oryza sativa Japonica Group chromosome 3, ASM3414082v1):
cgcggcgacggcggaggcggcgcctgcTGGCCCGGGCGCGGGCGCCGACGGCGAAGGAAAGACTTGCAAGGGCGACGCGGcaatggcggaggaggagcgtggCGGGCCGGGCGCGGCGTCCGAGGCGCCGCGCGAGCTGATGCCGCCGCCCAAGTCGACGAACGCGTCCTGCTCGAGGCAGCAGACGATGAGCctggcggacggcggcgacaaCGCCGGGGACCTGTCGGAGCTCGTCCGGGCGAGGAGgtcgtccggcggcgcggctcggcggaaggcggaggccggcggcggcggcggcggcgcgtcgtcgtcgatgcTGAGCGCGATCGGGTCGAGCATCTGCGGGAGCAACCAGGTGCAGGTGCAGCAGCGCACGGCGAGCGAGCCcgggcgccgcggcgcgccgccctCGGCGGTGGGGAGCGCGAACGCCATCCCCTGCGGCGGGCGCgaccacggccacggccacgagGCGACCAccgtggcgtcgtcgtcggggcgGTCCAACTGCTGCTtcggcaccaccaccaccacggagCCGACGAGCACCAGCAACCGGAGCAGCAAGCGCAAGCGGCTCGACACCACCGAGGACTCCGAGAGCCCCAGCGAGGTAGGCGTCCTCCCGTCGAACACCAACAGAGACGCACACTGACACTGACACCGGCGGCGCGTGGGATGCAATGCAGGACGCGGAGTCGGAGTCGGCGGCGCTGGCGCGCAAGCCGCCGGCGAAGATGACGACGGCGCGGAggagccgcgccgccgaggtGCACAACCTCTCCGAGAGGGTGCGTCCCAATTCTTTCCTCCTTGTCTTTAACGCCATGGGAAGCTGTCTGACCTTGACGCCATTGGCACCATTTGTGGTTTGTGCAGAGGAGACGGGACAGGATCAACGAGAAGATGAGAGCCCTGCAGGAGCTCATACCACACTGCAACAAGGTAACCAACTTAACTAAACTACACACTAATTAATCACTCGCTAATCCTCCGAGATTAACCAAAACTTGTACTAGACTGACAAGGCGTCGATGCTGGACGAGGCGATCGAGTACCTCAAGtctctgcagctgcagctgcaggtgAGCTGTGCACTTACTGCAACGGTTTTTGGCGcgtaatttaaatatatatatatatatatatttatatatttatcggtttctttttttttttgattttggttGTCAAGATGATGTGGATGGGGAGCGGGATGGCGCCGCCGGTGATGTTCCCGGGGGTGCACCAGTATCTGCCGAGGATGGGCGTCGggatgggggcggcggcggcggcgatgccgaggaTGCCGTTCATGGCGGCGCCGCAGCCGGTGGTGCCCACACCGCCGGTGAACCACCTTGACCTGGGCGTCAACCacctgcagccgccgccgacccaGGTCTCTTACAAATTgccctccccccccccaaaaaaaaaaaacattctcaAATCCCAGCTCGTTTGAGACAAATTTGTgcgaaatatttatatttgctGAGGTATTGGGACAGCTTTATTTGCAGGGAGTGGGGTATTATCCGTTGGGGGCCAAGgccgtgcagcagcagcaaaatcCACCACTTCACGTGCCAAATGGAAGCATTATGCCTCCTCCTGAAAATGCACCCAACACAGGATCAGGTATGGGATCCTTCTACTTCTACTTCTACTTCTCTTCCGATTAAATTGTACTccgtccgtttcatattataagttatatGACTttttcttattcaaattttttaagtttgatcaagtttgtagaaaatatactaatattttttaaaaaataatatattatcaaaatatattcaattttaaatttagtgaaactaatttgatgtagtaaatattgctaattttttaataaatttaatcaaacctaaagaatttttattaggaaaaaagtcaaacaataatatgaaacggaggaagtatgtactAGTAGTACATATAACATAAGTTTGGTTTAGGAAAATGTTTTTTATTAAGAGTTTCTTATGATCTTTGAGAAAGTATGTGCTCCTACTCAATCTGTTCTTAAATAATTGACTCTGGCACTATTGTAGTTTAAACTTTCCGCTTATCTTTTTTAGAAAGAATTTGTTAGTACttaaaaatatgttattttgtCCAGGGGTGTAACATCCTAATTATAACCGTGCAACTTCCATACTAGTTCACCCTCCGCCCcgaaaaaaaccaacctaagaAAGGATTTGATCTCTTGTCAAGATTCGTTGTGAGGAATCACATCCTCttcgattgtttttttttgttgagacggagggagtgcaTTATAAGTAGGGTGCTGAAACTGAGATGGCCGTAGTCAATTGTGTCAGTTATTTGAGGTCAAAATAGTGTCAGTTATTTGAGGGAGAAGGgagtaaatttttaattttaaattgtgagCATGTTCAAAATTCCACGGACAACCTAGACACAATCAGTATGTCAACGACTTAATATTATTGGAGCAAGCTTGATCGGGAAGCCgtacattttttttgtctcaTAGTGGTTAGTAGGTGTTTACTACCTCCTCCTTCGTCCCTAAATATtgacaccattaacttttttaaacatgttttatcgttcgtcttattaaaaaaattaagtaattattaattcttttcctatcatttgatttattgttaaatatagttttatgtatacatataattttacatatttcacaaatattttttaaataagacgaacggtcaaacatatttaaaaaaagtcaatagcgttaaatatttagagacggagagagtatatatgatTAGCATATACAGTATATATCTGACGTATACACATGTATATCAGTGGCTTTCTTATGGGGGCAAGTGGTAATTATATCAATCCACGTAGAGGTCATATGTACTCTGCCTATAAAAGAAAATGCAGAGATTTCAAACTTTTCAGATTAAATTACACATTTTGGTCCCTGTAAGCACAAGAAAGAAGGGATTTTGACTCCATAGGAACAAAGAACAAAGGCATACGgacaagagaaaaaaagagggggaaaagagggacaAGGAAAGAAGCTTGACTTTTCAGAGCTCAATGATTAGTACCGTGGAGATTCTCCGCATAATTTTTAGTCTAGCCTACTTCCATATGGTTCTTTCAAAATTAATAAAACTTCCATATGCGATACATATACACAACAATAGTGGAAAACCAATTATATTTGGAACCATGAATAGTCTTTATCAGTCATCACCCTCATAaacattttctttctttctttctttcacaCAATACACTCATAGTACTAAAACATATTTATTAGTTCAACTTGTCTGTTCTACTGTTATTATCATGAGAAAACTACTTGCCATCTGAAAATTACCAAGTGGTACCCCATTTTCGCCGCGAATAAAATCCTTTTTGATAAAAGGAAATATCTGGTGCAATTGGACAAGATAAGCTTGAAAGGTGGTGCTAGAATCCATCATTTTCGGACAAAATTTTCCATATGCCCAAAAATTAGGCCATTCTAGCTTCCTCATGCGTGCAGCTTGCCTAGCCATGTCTCAATTGTTTTGTAATGTTCTAAGCTTGTCGCCATCGGTATACTAGTCAATAATACTTACGTACTATACCTATCTCTTATGTCTTCATCTGTATATGTATAGGATTAACCaatgtttttttcttgtgttCTTGGCAGGATAATTAACAAAAAAGAGTGAGAGCAAAGAGGAAGAAAACATTCATGGTTGCATTGATCCTGAATGAGTATATATGGCAATAAAGGTAACTGAGCTGCACAGCAGGACGGAGCAGAGGAATTTGACAGGGGGACGATTTCTTTAGCTTTTTCCCCTCTTTGGGAAGCCAGGAACTAGCTGTGATGTGCAGAAGATGTTAGCAAAATCTCTTGAAGATCTCTAACTGATTGTAATTAGGGGTATGATGGCATGTTCAAAGCATAAGGCTGGTCTGGTCTTTTGTACCATTGGAATTAACATTAGAGACAGAAATTGTGCCATACATTTGGAACAAGAGTAGTTAGTATAAATTGACACACTTCTTTTCAAAAAGTACAAGTTGACACACtttctttcctttctctctctcttcccaacCTAACACCGTTTTCCTTGATGGCCCTTTCCCCAACATGTTCCTCTCCACAATCTCTCCACCCCCTTAAAAAAACTACGAGAAATTTgtgagatatttaactat
Coding sequences:
- the LOC9270162 gene encoding transcription factor PHYTOCHROME INTERACTING FACTOR-LIKE 13-like isoform X1, with the protein product MNQFVPDWSNMGDASRTLGEDDNLIELLWCNGHVVMQSQNHHRKLPPRPPEKAAAAAVQEDEAGLWFPFALADSLEKDIFSDLFYEAPVAATAEAAPAGPGAGADGEGKTCKGDAAMAEEERGGPGAASEAPRELMPPPKSTNASCSRQQTMSLADGGDNAGDLSELVRARRSSGGAARRKAEAGGGGGGASSSMLSAIGSSICGSNQVQVQQRTASEPGRRGAPPSAVGSANAIPCGGRDHGHGHEATTVASSSGRSNCCFGTTTTTEPTSTSNRSSKRKRLDTTEDSESPSEDAESESAALARKPPAKMTTARRSRAAEVHNLSERRRRDRINEKMRALQELIPHCNKTDKASMLDEAIEYLKSLQLQLQMMWMGSGMAPPVMFPGVHQYLPRMGVGMGAAAAAMPRMPFMAAPQPVVPTPPVNHLDLGVNHLQPPPTQLYLQGVGYYPLGAKAVQQQQNPPLHVPNGSIMPPPENAPNTGSG
- the LOC9270162 gene encoding transcription factor PHYTOCHROME INTERACTING FACTOR-LIKE 13-like isoform X2; the encoded protein is MNQFVPDWSNMGDASRTLGEDDNLIELLWCNGHVVMQSQNHHRKLPPRPPEKAAAAAVQEDEAGLWFPFALADSLEKDIFSDLFYEAPVAATAEAAPAGPGAGADGEGKTCKGDAAMAEEERGGPGAASEAPRELMPPPKSTNASCSRQQTMSLADGGDNAGDLSELVRARRSSGGAARRKAEAGGGGGGASSSMLSAIGSSICGSNQVQVQQRTASEPGRRGAPPSAVGSANAIPCGGRDHGHGHEATTVASSSGRSNCCFGTTTTTEPTSTSNRSSKRKRLDTTEDSESPSEDAESESAALARKPPAKMTTARRSRAAEVHNLSERRRRDRINEKMRALQELIPHCNKTDKASMLDEAIEYLKSLQLQLQMMWMGSGMAPPVMFPGVHQYLPRMGVGMGAAAAAMPRMPFMAAPQPVVPTPPVNHLDLGVNHLQPPPTQGVGYYPLGAKAVQQQQNPPLHVPNGSIMPPPENAPNTGSG